The Pleuronectes platessa chromosome 11, fPlePla1.1, whole genome shotgun sequence DNA segment GTGGGCACAGTTCTGCAGTACAGCTGTGACCCTAGTTACCTGCCAGATGGTCCCAGCATCCTCACCTGCACCACGCTGGGACACTGGTCCTCCGAACCTCCTCACTGTATACCCAGTGGTGGTAAGACATTCTTCCCACCTCTGTCTTTTTTGACCTGTAAACTAAGAGGAAGTCAGTCTCATTTAATATCTTGCCTTTACTAGTAGGAATCTATACTCCCAGTCATTTTCAAGATTCATTTTTTAACACAAAAGCACTTTAAACGTTGGTCAGGTTCCTCAAAATGTACATTGTATATTTTTCCCTCTTCATCAGCATGTCTACCCCTCACTAAACCTGAGAATGGGGGCTACACCTGCCACCCAAACCCCTGTCGAATGTTTTCCCATGGCTCTGTGATCGAGTTCTTCTGTGATGAGGGATTTGTTCTCAGTGGAGATTATAACTACCTGACTTGTCAGGATGGGCAGTGGGACGGCCCCATGCAGATCAGCTGTGTAAGCCAAGGTGGGTTAGTCCTCGAACTCCGATCTATCCGTAGGTTAATGCATTGGCCTTAAAATCCACCTATCAGGAAAATGATTTGTTTAACATATGCAGATTTTGTAAAATCACTCTGTAACACTATTTTGAAATGTGCTACATAACCAAAACACCATATTTATTAAAGGTACTATATGTAATTTTTATAATTACTACAAAGCTCATCATAGCAAAAATAGCTGTTTGTTAACAATTAATGATTTTCTTTCTAGAAAACGTATATGTAGCACTATTAGGATTAAGTAACTTAAAAGACTTTGGTAGGTAAATCGACTGTTTTGAATGTCATCCCTTCTGTAAGGTTGTGTGAGACCCTCCATGGTGCAGCACGGCTCAACTAATCTGACAGACAGCAACAGGAGCTTGTTCCCTGTGGGCACAGTACTCGAGTACGACTGTGACCCTGGTTACCTGCCAGCTGGACCCAGTATCCTCACCTGCACCACACTGGGACACTGGTCCTCTGAACCTCCTCGCTGTATTCGCAGTGACGGTAAAGACAAATCTCCTCCACATCCCTCTGCATTACATaatatacatacagtacatatgtAAGTACAAGATATTTTTGATTTGGTGTTAGTGtcagtttcattttcaattttgctgtgtgtcttttctgtttgtatttcaaTTCACTTCAGTAGCTTCAACCTAGATGTTGTTTGCATTGATAACATACATTGATATCTGTTGAACAAAAACACAGTAAGAGACACATTTCATGTCTTTAATCAACATCCATCATCTGTGATAACACATTACGTGCTTCCCAGTTCATAGCACACTCTCCATAGACTCATTTATTGTTGGAGACAAAATTGACATTTCTTACAAGGACTCAACAATATGAGAAGTCGACACCTTAGTGAAACAGGGGCACTGGAGTTAATATGtatttcttgtatttatttcGGTCCATGGCCAGTATGCCAGCCTCCATATCGGCCAGACAACGGAGGCTACACCTGCCACCCCTCCCCATGTGGAAGACTTACTCATGGTGCCATGATTCAATACTTCTGTGATGAAGGTTATGTTCTGAAGGCAGATTATAAATTCCTTACGTGTCAGTATGGGAAATGGGACAACCTAATGCCAGTCAGCTGCGTCCTGGAGCAAGGTAAAGGCAGATTAAATCTCTCCcacaatatttgtatttagtttcatcaccatcatttttttcttttatctgttCTACCTTGTAATATGAAGcagttggagaaaaaaaatgaaatctgaaTGACTGCTTAAACAAATTACATATTTGTTATGAAAGATTAATTATGgatattaatgttatttttggATGTTTTCCCCTTTTTAAGGTTGCATTAGACCCTCCATGGTGCAGCACGGCTCGACTAATCTGACAGAAACGAACAGGAGCTTCTTCACTGTGGGCACAGTACTAGAATATAACTGTGACCTAAGTTACCTGCTAGACGGACCCAGCATCCTCACCTGCAGTGCAGAGGGACACTGGTCCTCTGAACCTCCTCGATGTTTACGCAGTGAAGGTAAAGACAAAACCTTACAAAGTACTGTCAATCATAATTACCAATCAGCACAGAGCTTCAGACCAATTCAATCACAACTATTATTATACTATTTCTATAGTGTCAAATCTCTTTAGAACTTTTGTCTCTTTATCTCAGAGATACAAGCTTTGATAATCTTAAATTGCCAGATATCAACCAATTTAATCAACCAGCTGATTAATCTGTCGTCACTCGGGTTAAAAGCTTAATGAAACAACGTACAACCCTGTATttattgctttttcttttttcctgtggACAGTATGCCAGACCCCGTATGAGCCAGAGAACGGGGGTTACAACTGCCACCCCTCCCCATGCCAAAGACTTTCTCATGGAACTGTGATTGAGTATTTCTGTGAGGAAGGTTATATTCTGAAGGGGGACTATAAATACCTGACCTGCCAATATGGAGAGTGGGACAGTCAAATGAAGCTCAGCTGCCTCATGGATCAAGGTAAAGATACGATGACACATTTTAACTATTGTATAGATAATTACAATATTCTGTTCAGATTATCAGCTGTTCATGTCTCCCAGACCGAGTTCCTTTACCACTGGGGATGCCCGCCTTGTCCATAGTAGCATCCACAGCCAGCTCAGTGGCCCTCATCCTGCTCCTCGTGGTGCTGTTTGTACTTTTACAGCCAAAACTGAAATCCCTCAATCGGTTAGTTTGTTCACTACAATCATTTTATAATTGACCCCAAACACTATACTTTTACATTCAAGGAACTGTTCTGAAAAGTAACAGAGGTTGGCGGATTTAAACTCTAACCTGGCCCTTCACATCTAGACGTGATCCAGGTGTGTCCGGCCAGCCCGTGTCCATCATGGTGGAAGGTGTCCAGGTGACTCTGCCGTCGTATGAGGAGGCTGTGAACCGCAGTGGAGCCTCAGCTTCGGCCCTCAGCTCTGAGTCTCGAGTCCAAATCGTGCTATCTGAGGGTCAGCATGCCACAGCGCCAGAGGCTGGCCCCTCTAGGCCTTCATCCCTCAAACAGCAACATTCAGAGATGGCTGTGGTCCACCCTGTACCAccatcctcatcttcctcatccccCTCACCCTTGCCCTCACCCTCCACCTGGGTTCTGGAGAATGCAGGTGCTACGGCTCCTTCATCCTCACAAAGATGGACGCCTTCGGGCAGCGATCAACACAGCCTGTCTCTGGACTCTGAAATGGACTACTCTGATGGTAAAACCCTCTTCATGTACATacaaatgtactttgttacgaGCCACCACTATCTTTAGTTTATGGCATTTCACTCCTATGTTTGCAGTAAAGTGTATTATGAAagtgacaaaaaagaaaatgacgaagatctttttatctgttttccCCAGATATGCCATTGCTGAAGGAGGCCTGAAAACATACACTGGACTTATTTGCGGCAACCAGAGTTGCTACTGGTGAGCGGGATGCCTCTTGAGAGTTTGTCAACACAGCTGTCAAAACAGGCCAGCCTGGCCGAAGAGCCTCAGAGTGAAGCCGCGGCTCACTCAGAAAACACTTTCTCTGGCCACACCaaaggagaacagaggagggatTCTCATGTAGATACatgcttacatttttttataggAATTCCTACACTACTCATATCACATCAAATGTCTGAAGCTCGGTTTGAAAATGTAGATTAAAATCAGAAACAGGAACACTCAGCTCTGAAAGAATGCGTCGTttggaaaactaaaaacactaaCATACTTCTGATAGATGGGTGAAGCTGCAAACTTATTTTGGGAGCTTTTAATCTCATCATTGTCCTGTTTACTGCTCCTTATCTTTAACCACGTATCATATCACACAATGTAAGACACACGTTAGAAGAGCTGCATGAAAGCCAGGTTCTAGATTGCTGTCCAAGTCATGTCCAATCGCAGCATTGTCTTTTTTGTAattatatttatcattatttaatgGTTATTAATTATGATTCATACCATTCCAGACGTCACTGTACAGTATAAGGCTGCTTGTCCAACCGAAGAGATCACCTCTAAGTTTTTCTTTGGATTGAGGACAAACATTTAAAGTGActtaggttttttttttgtggggccTGCATTCAACACATTTCATCACTACTTCTCTTCTACTTACCCTTTCCCCCAATGGCCTTAGCTTTCCACTTCTATGCACAGTTTATCTATGATATATATACAATAAGGAATTTCAAACATGAATGTCAGTTAAACGCCTCTACTGCTTTAGTGATATCATGTGTGTTCTGTCAGACACATCACTTGTACACTGGAAAATATTATCTTATTAATTTATTCAGGCTGCTTGGAAACTCCTGTTTTAAGGAAACTAAAActgcatattttatttatgtgtccagAATGCTGTTGATCAGCCATGGCTTCTTTTGATGCCTTCACAGTTCTTGAAAAAAAAGGTCTTCACTTTGCTGCTTCATTTTGATTTCTAATGACGGCACGTTCAATGTGACGCTTTAAAAAGTGGCAAGACACAAAAAATGATTAAGTGTATGGTTTAGTGTAATGTCAGTGTTCACTTTGTTTGACTGTCATTTGAGTTTACTTTTGGACTGAgaaatgtatttgtcttttttttgtgaagATGGCATTTTAATATATGTGAAGTTTTAAATTATGTTTGCTCTGTATTATAACACATGATCATTTTTGATTAAATATGATTTGAGATGTTCAAATTGTCTCTATTGCTTTCATTAGAGTGCTCTTTACCTCCGTCAAGGAGGTTTGTATGCCTGTCAGCAATAAAACGACCAACCCAATTTTCTAGGAATACATTTTCATGGTTTAGGATGGTGGAAAATCTGACTTTTtggggactgatattcatgacttgataatttttttttatctaatctAATGAATTTAATTAGGTTTCTTAAGGGAACTGCTGGGCCTTTGTTGAAGTGTGTGCGCTCAGAGCGCCCTATAGTCATATCATTGACCTTTCACTCAACAAATTTTAATTCAAGTATTTAAtagcaaataaaacatttcattctcaAAATCTAAATGCTCAAATATActcaattttatatatatatatatatatagctaatTTCAATTCATAACATTttagatacaaaaatataaatactaaatctaattttttttttttactttctatgTTAAAATTAACGTATGTTAGACAATTAAAGTGTTGGTTTATCCACATGCTTAAACAATCTATCCGTATCACAGGCCTGAGTGAAGATAATACAGTTAATTCACTGAAGAGCTCTGTCCTCTGTGTGCACGATTCAGCTCCTCTTCTTGTCCTTCTCCAGCATCAAGTCCTTTTTGGTAACGCTGTCATGCTGTGTTCACTGCTTCATGTTTAATGGCAACACTGCTATATCTTGTATCTGCAAGAGACAGATGATATTAGATGTCTGCATTGTTTGATCTGCACCCAAACTCACCAATGGTGACAAATGTGCTCATATAACCTCTTCCACCACCCTCTCTCAGCCTCGctctacaaaaacacacacagacacacacacaggccgacAGCTGTGATATTTACCCTCAGCTGGTGCTGCGAATGTTTGGTAACATCTGAGACAAAGGATCAGGAGAAAGGCCTCAATACATTGGAACACCATATATATcaggggaaagaaaaacatgggTCCGAGGACCTCCAGTGGAAAAGCCACCTTTAGGATGGCAAAGCACAGTTGGATGTTTTGACAACCAGTCTCCATGGAGATGGTTCTCCTGCATCTGCAAAAAGATGGAGAGATATCATTAGATTTTATCAAACATCAATTTGACACTAAACAAGGTGAACACTGTTAAAATAACACTTTTCCAGATTTCACATTATCTGAGGCTTTTCAACACAGCTGTATGACAGACTACTGCACATGTCATTTATATGCACTATGGTGGCTCACGTTATTCTGTAGTAGCTGGGACACGGGAAAGATTTGTATATCTAGTGTGTGTTTACTTACTGAGCATCGAGTCCGAAAATAAGAGACAAGACATATCCCAGCACGTAGCCAATGAGTGGCATCAGAGCAGCCACCATCACATTATCTGCTGTGAGGGAGAGCCACAGCACGTCCTTGATGGCAGTGCCAGACAGGATAATAATGAGGATGGTGCAAATAAAGAGGATGCTGAGACCAACCTGTTGAGAGAGACATGAAGCATGTTAAGAGAATCCACTTGGGTCCTTTACATTTGAGAGGAATCTGTGATGAATAATGTTGGTAAAAACACAACTTGTTTCcaatagtctttttttttcctccgaCAACCTTTGGATGTTGAAGAGAAAAGGTGAGtgatggctgaattccctcagtTTCTGGGTCCTGGTCTACAACAAATGATCTGCTcgtgtgatgtttgtgtttatgtgagacAGAAATACACGAGTCTTACTTTTTTCACCATTACTGCCAACTTTGGTTTGTAGTGATTGATGGCGATGCCGATGGTACAAGGCACCAGTGTGAGCACGAGGGTCGAGATGATGCCGGTGTAAGGGATGGCATTTTCAAGACCGGGGAAGCCTCGGCAGAAAATAAAGAGCAGCAAAGGCATCATACCCAGGGCCGCGAAGGTGGAGCAAGTGGTCAATACAATGCTGGAAGCGGACAAGATGCAACATTATTAGACATGTCTGAAATTATTCATGCAAAACAAGAGCCTTGATTTTCTGTTTATCAGGAGAAATCTTAATGACAGCAGATTGTGCTGACACAGCTTAGGTAGTTAATTATTATAGCAATTTGCATTCCTCCAACAAGACAGGAGTCAATACATCAATAAATGTTTACCTGAGGTTCATGTCCCCCTTGAAGGCCAGGGAAAAAATGTTTGATAAGCTTCCCCCTGGACAGCTTCCACATATGAGCAAAGTCACAGCCTTCATGTTATCCATCTGAAAGATTTTGGCCAGGCAGAAAGCAGTGAGAGGCATGATGCCAAACTGGGACACCAATGCAATGCCTACTCCTTTTGGCTTGATGAAATGGCCTTTAATTTTGGAAATCTCCATCGTACAACCGAGGGATATCATGGTGATTAAGAGGATCAAGATGGTGAAAATGTTGATGATTGTGTCATGGGGGGACAAGAGGTCCAGGGAAGGCCTGCTTCCATTGCCAGAAACATTTCCTGGACTGTAGATGTTTGCGTGATCCTGGTGGACTTCTGTCACATTCATTGTAGCACTTGTCCAAATCCTACTGCCCCTAGGTTTTCACCTGtcacacaaagcaaacaaaataaatacattggaGATGTATTACTGTCGATTTCCATTTAAATTGAATAGAATTTTATGAAAGTTGTCACCTCCTACATGCAAGTCAAGGAACAGCTGTTACAATTGTAATCCAGTAACAATAACTGGTTAAAATATGCATCAAGGACTATTTATTTCAACAATAGTGAGATGTCAGTTTCTCAGAATTGACAGTGTGATTCAGTCCCGCCTCCAGCTCAACATGATTGGCAGATTCAACAGGTAGTGAGCGATCAGCCACTTAGAATTGAAGGATCACCGCTCACCTGCATGATTGGTGTAGTGGTAGAGCAGGTGGGAGCGATCACAACAGAGGAGTAGAATTTAAACAAATCTTTGGAAGTTTAATACCGTTAGTAGAGCTTTGTGTACAGCTAACCGAGAAACAGAAGGTAACTGGAGCAAAAACACCAGAACCCGGAAGcccccttttcttttctgtgatgGCTGCCCCAGCAACCACACACTGAAACTCAGTTACATGGTGgtaatctttatttaatttgcttAGTTTGTTTGAGCGGCTTGATTAGCCACTATATAAGTTTCCCCTGTGTCAGTTAAGGGGCAGTTTTTTggtagaagtaaaaagtcgtctgaaaaataaatactccagtaaagtaaAGATACGCAAAAtttctacttaagtaaggtaacgaagtatttggacttcgttacttgacacctctgTACATTTCTATCTGAGCCGAAGAGCCGAAGAGGCATCCGGGATTAGAGATGTAACGTCGTCAAGTATCTAATAGTCCAGTTGTCCTTGATTCAACTAGTCATTGATTCTTATGTGATAGGGAATACAGGATAGTGATAACATTATAATTCtattaaaatcaataaatgcccttgagagaagaaaataaaacaatcaacTCAACACATAAAACTGAAATTATCATAACCTGCAAAAACATAGAtcttgtgaatttttttttgcagtcgAGTTTTACAGGACGGAAGGATAAGGTTTAATCTAATTCTGGGTCTACTGACAATAGaaataactaataataataacacaacaacGTAGCAACAGTCTTAATCTTGAATAGAaagatattataatattatattaggATATTTAAGTAAAACGTTTCTTACCTTCACCTCGGGTCAGCTTCTGCAGTTTCAGACAGTGCTCCGTTCAAGCTCATCTGCATCTCCCTTCACATGTTTGTGACTACctccttttgtctctgtgtggaaTGCCTGccctcccctctctcacacaTGGACTCCTGACAACACGTTCGACATCACTGCAACTGACTCCAGgagtaaacattttgtttttttaatcctgttGGGAACTCCCTCCCCATCTGTTTTCATGTCCATATGTTGCACAGACTTCCAGTGAATCCAGCTTCCATGTGTTACTGGAAGCTACCCTTTTCCTTAATGAGTTGTTCCCGTAGTTCCCCTTTTTCTGGGAACCATGGGAAAGATTGGCATCAGTGGGCTTCTGTACCTCTAATGGGGCTCTGTATTCGCTCGGCCACATTGGCATGTGTGAACTCACAATTAAAATTATGCAAACAGGCAGAGGaatgagtttccatggcaaagTTACCAGCCTTTTCAAAAGGGGCACCCTGTTTTTGTGAGACTGAGGCGCTTTGCACACCAAGGGCTTTTATTTAGACCTCACATATATTAGACAAGACTGAAATGTTGTTGCCTAATCTCCAAGGTAAAGTAGAGATCCGGTTAATACAGAGATGGGCAGTATTTCTATtacttgtatttgaaatacgtCTTTCAACTACTTTGagtattttgtaatttgtatttgataggGCCGATAAAAAATCTAACgtaatttgtaacaaaatacTTCAGAATGGagaaattttgtatttaaaatactcaaaataCTTTCTCCACGAAACAAAAAACAGTTCATGAGTTCACCCATTCTTCAAAATGTGCTGGCTACCACCACGAATCCACCAGCTTATGCTCCGCTCAGCTGAAGATCTTGGCCTGGTGGCAGAGGGTGAAACGGCTTCCTCCAACCTCCAAGACGCCGAGGAAGATtacttctttgttttctcagcTAAAGAAACTCAAGTCCAGGAAAGACAGGAGATCACAAGCCACAGCAAAGCGAAGTTAGAGACCCTTCGTTTTATGGAGGACACCAGAAAAGACCTGCTTTCTCTTTACCAGTACCCACTTATCAAGCTCCTTTTTGTTCGATTTAACACAACCCTCCCCTCTTCAGCTCCGCTTGAGAGACTGTTCTCGTCTGCAGGAATAATATTCCATCCACACAGGAGGTAATTAACACcagaaatatttgaaaagttAGTTGTTCTTAAAGGCAACTAAACGGGCTACTCAGTGGTTGGGTCTCAAGAACCAAACTGGAAGGAATATTATGTCATAAAGATGTCAGTGTGAACCTGTATGAGACACTTAACACTGTAATATAGAACTGTGTGGCCTACCATGCCACTGGCCAATGTAAAAGAGTAAGAgtaagtaggggagagcggggtaatgtgggacattttttcatttgctcccctcttggcgagctaaaatgatatatcagtaaaatttacacatttcccattaattcaggatgttttctagcaaaggaaatgatcagaatgtcttcaggacaaagggcagtgaaattatgattgttttaaaaaaagtggtctgtGTCCCATTTTACctcagctacggggtaaagtgatccacttactttttccactttaaaactaccataacaacacatgttgtaatagttaaaatcctgacagctagattgacaaccactaatatcggactagtaacagaatcatggggattggtcaattaagcacatttatgattattatgattcctgtgatctcttgcacaccctagcttacctgcacattgtttctctgtccaattggcagggacagggatattgtttttctctgcgtattcaaatgccagttcacggcacttaactggagcaaggccatggaactggtcagctagttgtttcaagtgtttggccagctcctcctccatctcatctgtgaatattctctttgcctcagctactgcaccccaggctactgattttacttcccctttctcttttttctttatgaatctttggagggttgtcttgtcaatatttctatcccttccagcttttcttaaggacttctttccttgcatgacctcagcggctgcactctccatctctgcgaggggtgtttggccccaggctGTCTTCCttgtgtatagtttcttggcatgatggcttttctacaatgtttatgacattaaaaataaaacataatgtaatataacactaaaatatgtttaagactaagcttaacttgtgcttcatggtggggtaaagtgagagagtgtctcactttacccctcagcatttgtcccactttaccccgaagccaccattttagaaaaaacatcatctcttagcaattcaggctaatcttcagctagcatcaatcacatggttttatatgttggaagttcaccaacatgtatgaaataagtttttctacctgattcaatttgttttaacacaacagttgattaagttcaaagcaagaaaatttacttttacatgcaaaaaacacatttttgtgaaaaaacatactttccacagcaccagcagcaacttctccttcatggcaaggggggaatgggaggggcttgaaaacataatggtcacatgaccacaaatgtgttccgttgcctagatacagggggtgtctcacattacccgatgtcccacattaccccgctctcccctaagtAGGCTACTCACCTGTTAAGTGCACTGTTCACTTTATTATTGATTTactatttaccttttattttttattcattttgctGTGCAGAACTTGAAGTACAGTCATTTATTTAGGCTACCTGTGAACAACTGAGAGCCCTGTGGCATGGTCGATTGTCACAATTGTAAACCAAACTTAGTGTCAAagtgaacacttgaacatactGAAATGACAAGAACCAACTCTGAGAAAATTTATTTGATATGTactgtcaggcgtgttggtttatcctaaataagagatgagccggactggtccattttaagtatttattaagatgcaatgaaagttgaacaacatagctatggacaattatcacagcctaggctaaatcagttagcaataggtagttaataatggccctgaacaaaaggggtttgatataattctaacagtagatttaatataATTGGTTATAAAAGATTGGAGGggagtcaccgcaaatcaatttggttctcccttattggtccaaagctgtagtccaccgcctcttgtcaaggatccaggaagtgacaagaagccgctCTCCGTGACGCTACTactactctgatagttgctaagcaaaatgttctcttcatgaaaggACTTGagacagctgatgccatgtgggccattggagaaaggaatatgatgttcctgctatatccaaacaatgtcctgttgatgtaaacattaggatcctcgaaaccaaaacaacgaaacaaaacaatgtcaacaaagtcgCTCTGTCCAACCTCCAgaacttatcagacagctgcatgaaatatatgtgatgtgaatgaatctaagggaataatggtttaataccaaaagttagaattcagaacaattataagattcattattaacactatgcagcaagggttatttataaatcatttgtataaaggccttatatctggcCCAACCTGTTCAAGGCCCCCCCTCCTGCCTTAATTGCAAATAGTACAGTCAGACCCACacaacagctaaaatattgaattcatAACAGTACTcaaactttttagtttggtccatgtcccatctgcgaaCATGAAGGAGCCGGAATTTgggacctttactgcagccagtcacACGTTGGCTTCATTTTCTGGGTAGCGTCCATCTTCGTATACATTCAATGGTCGGCTGCTTGTGTGCTCATGTTTTTACAATATATTGCTGGATGCAGTCCATCATTGAGAGGTAATTCGATTGATGTactacatttataaatatatgtgtatatatatatacacatatatacagacTATAtattaaagtatatatatatatatatatactctaaTATATAGTCTGTTTCCAGACGCCAGGAATAAAGAGTTATACACACTGTTCAGTAAATCAGTTTTGGGAAGAGTTCAGGCTCTGAATGATTCTTTTAATGGACTGACTCTCGGGAACCtgaaataacacatttacacGTTCCCTAACAACGGTACACTGTGGAGGGCGTGTGACACACGCGCGGGcttgtgggaaatgtaggccAGCCGCCATAGCTCACCAGGCCAAAGCGGTCTGCGTGGCAGCCCAAGACTCTTTTACCCATAAGGCGTTGCCGTGTTCGTGCCTGCGCCGTGTGTGTTTTCCCCTCCATGTGTAGGCGAATCACGTGCAGGGAGAGCGATTAGCGTCATGTGTCTGCTGTAGCAGAGCTCCGTGCTACATGTTGTCATCTGCCTCCAGTTGTCGCTGCACTTTGTTTTGACAGCtgcgtgtttatttttttcttttcacgcACCCCCGTCCCCCCCTCCCCGAAGA contains these protein-coding regions:
- the LOC128450952 gene encoding hepatic sodium/bile acid cotransporter, which gives rise to MNVTEVHQDHANIYSPGNVSGNGSRPSLDLLSPHDTIINIFTILILLITMISLGCTMEISKIKGHFIKPKGVGIALVSQFGIMPLTAFCLAKIFQMDNMKAVTLLICGSCPGGSLSNIFSLAFKGDMNLSIVLTTCSTFAALGMMPLLLFIFCRGFPGLENAIPYTGIISTLVLTLVPCTIGIAINHYKPKLAVMVKKVGLSILFICTILIIILSGTAIKDVLWLSLTADNVMVAALMPLIGYVLGYVLSLIFGLDAQCRRTISMETGCQNIQLCFAILKVAFPLEVLGPMFFFPLIYMVFQCIEAFLLILCLRCYQTFAAPAEDTRYSSVAIKHEAVNTA
- the LOC128451368 gene encoding sushi domain-containing protein 4, whose product is MVELTLQWKMCNGMIESISKASRAHTSATKQSFLLLLGLTLVSTAHGTGCVTPYMVQNSWVNLPESNRGLFPVGTVLQYSCDPSYLPDGPSILTCTTLGHWSSEPPHCIPSGACLPLTKPENGGYTCHPNPCRMFSHGSVIEFFCDEGFVLSGDYNYLTCQDGQWDGPMQISCVSQGCVRPSMVQHGSTNLTDSNRSLFPVGTVLEYDCDPGYLPAGPSILTCTTLGHWSSEPPRCIRSDVCQPPYRPDNGGYTCHPSPCGRLTHGAMIQYFCDEGYVLKADYKFLTCQYGKWDNLMPVSCVLEQGCIRPSMVQHGSTNLTETNRSFFTVGTVLEYNCDLSYLLDGPSILTCSAEGHWSSEPPRCLRSEVCQTPYEPENGGYNCHPSPCQRLSHGTVIEYFCEEGYILKGDYKYLTCQYGEWDSQMKLSCLMDQDRVPLPLGMPALSIVASTASSVALILLLVVLFVLLQPKLKSLNRRDPGVSGQPVSIMVEGVQVTLPSYEEAVNRSGASASALSSESRVQIVLSEGQHATAPEAGPSRPSSLKQQHSEMAVVHPVPPSSSSSSPSPLPSPSTWVLENAGATAPSSSQRWTPSGSDQHSLSLDSEMDYSDDMPLLKEA